From the Sebastes fasciatus isolate fSebFas1 chromosome 3, fSebFas1.pri, whole genome shotgun sequence genome, one window contains:
- the vps37a gene encoding vacuolar protein sorting-associated protein 37A: MNWLFPLSKGSGPLPPLSSLQQQRQRQIESLKAAHPSLAEIQKDVEYRIPFTVNNSTITVNILLPPQFPQEKPAVSVYPPVGHHLVDSNNGTMITSPLITNFGMHSDLGKVIQSLLDEFWKSPPALMSTGSASFPYGMYKQSGMAPYPTQAYHYAPRHGGPSHTSPPGPGQAPGLMPHPGVDSAYGPPRAPAPYGLISDLPLPVPTGDLQAGLNGHMYKMPDIPESFPELCDLNLTQLSDMSENEDVLLEFFVTLPQLKQVTNDKEELVTNIVDMAKKNLQMEPQLEGKRQEMLYKYEQLTQMKMAFETRMQRQHDLSENCSLNTLQARLKVAAHQAEEESEETAENFLEGRTDIDEFLSSFMEKRTLCHSRRAKEEKLQQSINTHGQFPTSH; encoded by the exons ATGAACTGGCTGTTCCCCCTGTCCAAAGGCTCCGgacctctccctcctctcagcAGCCTCCAGCAACAGAGACAGCGGCAGATCGAGTCACTGAAAGCGGCTCATCCCAG CCTTGCAGAGATCCAGAAAGATGTGGAGTACAGAATACCATTCACAGTCAACAACTCCACCATTACTGTTAACAT TCTGCTGCCTCCTCAGTTCCCCCAGGAGAAGCCGGCGGTTAGTGTCTACCCCCCTGTTGGTCATCATTTAGTCGACAGCAATAATGGCACCATGATCACCAGCCCCCTCATCACTAAT TTTGGGATGCACTCAGATCTGGGGAAGGTCATTCAGAGTCTGCTGGACGAGTTCTGGAAGAGTCCTCCTGCCTTGATGTCCACGGGCTCTGCTAGCTTTCCATA CGGTATGTACAAGCAGTCAGGCATGGCTCCCTATCCCACTCAGGCTTACCACTATGCTCCTCGCCATGGGGGCCCCAGTCACACGTCGCCTCCTGGTCCAGGCCAGGCTCCAGGTCTCATGCCTCACCCAGGGGTCGATAGTGCCTATGGGCCCCCTCGAGCTCCGGCCCCGTACGGACTGATTTCTGACCTGCCGCTGCCTGTTCCTACTGGAGACTTACAG GCTGGACTGAACGGACACATGTACAAGATGCCTGACATTCCTGAGTCTTTTCCTGAACTCTGTGACTTGAA TCTGACCCAGTTGTCGGACATGTCTGAAAacgaggacgtgttactggagTTCTTCGTGACTTTGCCACAACTGAAACAGGTCACCAATGATAAAGAAGAGCTCGTCACCAATATAGTGGACATGGCTA AGAAAAATCTTCAGATGGAGCCACAGCTGGAAGGGAAAAGACAGGAAATGCTCTACAAG TACGAACAGCTGACTCAGATGAAGATGGCCTTTGAGACGAGGATGCAGAGGCAGCATGACCTCAGTGAG AATTGCAGTCTTAATACTCTACAGGCTCGGTTAAAAGTCGCAGCCCACCAGGCTGAGGAGGAGTCGGAGGAGACGGCTGAAAATTTCCTGGAGGGACGCACAGACATAGACGAATTCCTGTCCAGCTTCATGGAGAAGAGAACG CTTTGCCACAGCAGAAGGGCCAAAGAGGAAAAGTTGCAACAGTCCATCAACACACATGGACAGTTTCCTACCAGCCACTAG